The Oxyura jamaicensis isolate SHBP4307 breed ruddy duck chromosome 24, BPBGC_Ojam_1.0, whole genome shotgun sequence genome contains a region encoding:
- the CD3D gene encoding T-cell surface glycoprotein CD3 delta chain has product MGAVGARNHPGDPQLQAHPALPWASGLGVEAVLAALGGGRPQPPGFRCLTKTWVAHRTVPRSSLLFLPPEKLPLLHAMPRGQALGAWALLASLAMAGLGVQGQTVIVKEINGRVFLNCGSDKTVTWLKDNQEIANTTELDLGAIYDDPRGTYICAKEKQHLALQVYYRMCQNCIEVDAPTISGIVVADVIATVLLMVAVYCISGQDKGRMSRASDRQNLIANEQLYQPLGERDDGQYSRLAHAKGRK; this is encoded by the exons ATGGGTGCTGTGGGGGCCCGTAACCACCCGGGGGACCCGCAGCTTCAGGCCCATCCTGCCCTCCCATGGGCGTCAGGGCTGGGCGTGGAGGCAGTCCTCGCTGCCCTCGGAGGAGGGAGGCCCCAGCCCCCAGGTTTCCGCTGCCTGACAAAGACCTGGGTGGCGCATCGCACCGTGCCGAGGagctctctcctcttcctcccccctgAAAAGCTGCCCCTGCTTCACGCCATGCCGAGGGGACAGGCCCTGGGCGCCTGGGCGCTTCTCGCCAGCCTGGCCATGGCCGGGTTGGGTGTCCAAG GACAGACAGTaattgtgaaagaaataaatgggaGGGTGTTCCTGAACTGTGGATCAGACAAAACAGTAACATGGTTAAAAGATAATCAGGAGATAGCAAACACAACGGAATTGGACTTGGGTGCAATTTACGACGATCCCAGAGGCACCTATATctgtgcaaaggaaaaacaacaccTCGCTCTCCAAGTGTACTATCGAA TGTGCCAGAACTGCATCGAAGTGGACGCTCCCACCATCTCGGGGATTGTGGTTGCAGATGTTATCGCCACCGTCCTCCTGATGGTTGCTGTGTACTGCATCAGTGGCCAAGACAAGGGACGCATGTCACGAG cTTCTGACAGGCAGAACCTGATTGCCAACGAGCAGCTCTACCAG ccCCTTGGTGAGCGGGATGATGGACAATACAGCCGGCTGGCACATGCCAAGGGCCGCAAGTGA
- the ZW10 gene encoding centromere/kinetochore protein zw10 homolog, whose protein sequence is MGPSEPERESGGRGEDLGAPGGGIGGPRGGHEGLGGQIEGSGGRTWGSWGSLTATLPPVPPQGEVCSAITSKYSEFLPSARSAEELVSQVDGLSGSIELLRAGIEEQVQRDLNVAVAEFTELKQQLERDTLVLSILKKLQEFDTAIKEYNTALLEKKYVVAAQQLEKARSSLKMLESRKGFELKILKALGTELTVQTQNMLYHLGEEWQKLAVWKLPPTKESSSLESVMHSELHLCTLPSKEEEIASQPVASVLQAFAVLGELRTKLKIFGQLLLKYILKPLISYPSLQPFTEELSDVVILRFKCEEPNLDHSSPVEVFDKIKLILEVLHKYLLNVPVEQCVEDKKECRVTLAELLGDMIWEELSDCLIQNCLVNSIPTNSSKLEQYIEVIKSTEEFEKALKNMQFLKGDTTDLLKYARNVNSHFANKKCQDVIVAARNLMTSEIHNTVKITPDSCVALPKLPDPGSGDHLKMQKTSKQLPKEMVNLENETKLSQYTFSLPTCRISSSVEKLMELAYQTLLEATASTDQCCIQLFYSVRNIFQLFYDVVPTYHKENLQKLPQLAAIHHNNCMYIAHHLLTMGHQFRYRLTNILCDGAATFVDLVPGFRRLGMECFLAQMRVQKGEILERLSSARNFSNMDDEENYSAANKAIRQVLHQLKRLGKVWQDVLPVNVYCKAMGTLLNTALSEIVTRIAALEDISAEDADRLYSLCRIMVEEGPQVFTPLPEEDKNKKYQEEVPVYVQKWMTFKELMIILQANLQEIVDQWADGKGPLAAEFSPAEVKSLIRALFQNTERRAAALAKIK, encoded by the exons ATGGGTCCCTCAGAACCT GAGAGGGAatcggggggccggggggaggacCTGGGGGCTCCGGGGGGAGGAATTGGAGGTCCCAGGGGAGGTcatgaggggctggggggacaaaTTGAGGGTTCTGGGGGGAGGACTTGGGGGTCCTGGGGGTCCCTGACAGCGACGTTGCCCCCTGTGCCCCCGCAGGGAGAGGTGTGCTCCGCCATCACCAGCAAGTACAGCGAGTTCCTGCCCAGCGCGCGGAGCGCCGAGGAGCTGGTGTCGCAGGTGGACGGGCTGTCCGGCAGCATCGAGCTGCTGAGGGCCGGCATCGAGGAgcag gTTCAACGAGACCTAAATGTTGCAGTTGCTGAATTTACTGAattgaagcagcagctggagcgAGACACACTGGTTTTGAGTATTCTGAAAAAGCTACAAGAG TTTGATACAGCTATTAAAGAGTACAATACTGCATTGCTGGAAAAGAAGTATGTTGTAGCAGCTCAACAACTGGAAAAG GCACGGAGCAGCCTGAAAATGCTGGAGTCCCGCAAGGGCTTTGAGCTGAAGATCCTGAAGGCGCTAGGCACAGAGCTCACAGTGCAGACACAAAATATGCTCTATCATCTAGGAGAAGAATGGCAGAAATTGGCTGTATGGAAGCTTCCTCCTACAAAAG aAAGTAGCAGCCTGGAGTCAGTGATGCATTCCGAATTGCACTTGTGTACGCTGCCATCAAAAGAGGAAGAGATTGCTAGCCAGCCTgttgcttctgtgctgcaggcatTTGCTGTCCTAGGAGAACTGCGCACCAAGCTTAAAATTTTTG GCCAGTTGTTGCTGAAATACATCCTCAAGCCGCTGATTTCATACCCATCTCTTCAGCCATTCACAGAAGAACTGTCAGATGTGGTCATCCTACGTTTTAAGTGTGAGGAGCCTAACTTGGATCATTCCTCTCCTGTGGAGGTTTTTGACAAGATCAAGCTCATTCTGGAAGTTCTCCACAAATACCTGCTGA ATGTGCCAGTCGAACAGTGTGTGGAAGACAAAAAGGAGTGCAGAGTGACACTGGCAGAACTGCTGGGTGATATGATATGGGAAGAGTTATCAGACTGCCTCATTCAGAACTGCCTAGTGAATTCAATCCCAACCAATAGCAGCAAACTAGAGCAGTATATAGAG GTGATTAAATCCACAGAGGAATTTGAAAAAGCCCTGAAGAACATGCAGTTTTTGAAAGGAGACACGACCGATTTACTGAAATACGCTCGTAACGTCAATTCCCACTTCGCCAATAAGAAATGTCAAGATGTGATTGTGGCAGCCAGAAACCTGATGACCTCAGAAATACACAATACTGTAAAG aTCACACCTGATTCTTGCGTAGCCCTACCAAAGCTTCCCGATCCTGGGTCAGGAGATCacttgaaaatgcaaaaaacatCTAAACAACTTCCTAAGGAGATGGTGAATTTGGAGAATGAGACTAAACTGAGCCAGTACACGTTCTCTTTGCCCACATGCCGCATCAGTTCATCGGTGGAGAAACTGATGGAACTGGCTTATCAGACGCTGTTGGAGGCTACAGCCAGCACAGATCAGTG ctGCATACAGCTCTTCTACTCTGTACGGAATATATTCCAGCTGTTTTATGATGTAGTACCAACATACCACAA AGAGAACCTTCAGAAACTCCCCCAGCTAGCAGCTATTCATCACAACAACTGCATGTATATTGCTCACCACTTGCTCACCATGGGACACCAGTTCCGATACCGCCTGACGAACATCCTGTGTGACGGAGCAGCTACTTTTGTAGATCTGGTACCTGGTTTTAGGAGACTCG GAATGGAGTGTTTTCTGGCCCAGATGCGAgtgcagaaaggagaaatccTGGAGAGGCTGTCAAGTGCCAGGAATTTTTCTAATATGGATGATGAGGAAAATTACTCTGcagcaaacaaagcaataaGGCAG GTATTGCATCAGCTGAAAAGACTGGGGAAAGTTTGGCAGGATGTCCTTCCAGTGAACGTATACTGCAAGGCGATGGGGACCTTACTGAACACAGCGCTGTCAGAGATTGTCACTAGGATTGCTGCCCTAGAG GATATCTCTGCAGAAGACGCAGACAGGTTGTACTCCCTCTGTAGGATCATGGTAGAGGAAGGACCCCAAGTTTTCACCCCGCTACCTGAGGAGGACAAAAATAAGAAGTATCAAGAGGAAGTTCCAGTCTATGTGCAGAAATGGATGACATTCAAAGAGCTGATGATCATCTTGCAAGCTAACCTCCAAGAAATAGTAGATCA atgggcagATGGGAAGGGGCCTCTTGCAGCAGAATTCTCCCCAGCTGAAGTGAAGAGTCTGATACGAGCGTTGTTCCAGAACACggaaagaagagcagcagcGCTGGCCAAAATCAAGTAA